DNA from Tsuneonella dongtanensis:
TAAGGGCAAAATCCAGCCATTCAGACCAGAAGTGGTGTTTAGTCTGCGGTTGCTCATGCCTTTGCATAATGGGGCTACGCGATGTTGCCTATATCAACCTGCAAACAGAAAAGACGTCATGGAAGTAAATCCCATGACGTCGAACGGGTTCGGTTGACGCCGACCCGCCGGCCGGCTCGCTCGATGCGCTGCGCGCACTGGCTCGTAACGCGTCGCTAGGCTATCCAAGCTTTGGCGTTACTCGCCTTCGAGCGACCTCCAATCATCCTCCCCCGCATCAAACGGCTCCAGTGCCTCCACCGGGTCGCCGAAGCCGTTGATGTCCATGCAGTCGCCGACGGGGGCCCAGTCCTTGTCCGGGGGCATGATCACGAAGTCGGTGAGCGGGTCGTCCTCTGGCTTTCCCTCTTCCTCGCGCCGGTGCCAGGCGGCGAGTTCGGACAGCTTGGCCTGCATCGCCTCGATCTCGGGCAGGGTCATCGCGACGGGATCGAAGTGTTCGATCATCGCGGCGTTGATGTCGTCCTTCTCGGCCTGCGAAGGTACCGGCATCGTTATCGACATGGGATTGCCGCTCAGCCGGTCCGCACCCGGGTCGAAGTAGCTGGCGGAGAGGCGGCGGCCGTCGCTCCCGCGCATGTTCATCCTGAGGCAGAACATCAGCAGCCGGTCGTTCTTCACGCGGCGGAAGCCTTTCAGCTTGCCGCCGACGAACACGGGGGAGAGCTGGCCGTTGAGCGCGCGTTCGAACGCCTCGTCCTTCAGCCGCTGGACTCCGAAATCCAGTGCCGCTTCCCACGCGCGGCGGAACCCCTCGCTGCCGCGCTGGCGGCGGAGGTAATAGGCGCCCTCGGGGCTCATGTTGACGTGCATCGCGGCGCGCTTGACGCTGCCGGTGTCGGCCAGCGCCCCGATGAAGGCGCGCTGGCGCTCGGGCGTCCACCCGTCGTGGCGGAACTTGCGGGGGACGGGCTCGAAGGTGGGGAGGTGGTGGCCGGCGGCCTCCATCTCGGCAAGCGGGGTGCGCGTCTCGCGCGGGTCTTTCTTGCGGGTCATGCGGGGCTTCTCCTGTCGGTCGGGCAAACCGGACAGGGTGAAGCAGATTCGGGCCGTGTAGGAAAATGCGGGCGAGGGTGCTCCGGCCGGGGGGCCTCGCGGCGCCCTAGAAGGTCATCCCGTCCTTCGCCTCGGTCAGGGTGCCCGACAGCGCGTTGCCAGCGCCCGCCATCGCCGCGACCGCCACGATGGCGATCAGCGCTATGATCAGGCCGTACTCGATGGCCGTGGCGCCGCTCTCGTCGCGAATCAAACGGTGCAGGATCATCCCGTCGCTTCCCCTGTTTTCCTGGTGGAGCGAGGGTGAAGCAGGGCGGTTTCGCACGGGTATGCGAAAATCCCTAACGGCGCGGCAAGGATGCCGGCGGCGCGAGCGTCAGCTGGCGTTCTCGTAGGCGGCCTCGACCGTCTCGAACTGCGCGTTCGAGCGCTGGCCGAGCGCGAACATCGCCCCGATCGCCGCGACCGATATCAGCGCGGCGATGACCGAATATTCGATCGCGGAGGCACCTGCGGTGTCCTTCAGGATTCGGCGCAGCATGGTAAAATCCTCTTCCCTTGTGGTTCAAGCGTTTAGCGGCGATTGGTTCGCAAGCCGTTAACCAACGCGCGCGCGATTACCCGGGGGAGGAGCGCGCCAACTTCACTTTGCGTTCACGCAAGTGCCGGTTATAGGCGCCGGTCATGCAGACCCGCACGCGCCCCTCCGCCAAGCTCGTCCTCGCAACCCTCGCGCTCGGCGCGTCGCTCGCCATTACGGGCTGTGCGGGCAGGGCCGGTCCGAAGGACACCGCCTATGTCGCGCGGGACGTGGAATCGCTCTACGCCGCGGCCAAGGCCCGGCTCGACCGCGGCCAGCCCAAGATCGCCGCCGCGCTGTTCGACGAGGTGGAGCGCCAGCACCCCTATTCGCCCTGGGCGCGCCGGGCGCAGCTGATGAGCGCGTTCAGCTATTACGTCGCGGCCGACTACACCAAGGCGGTGGAGAGCGCGCAGCGCTTCCTGTCGATCCACCCGGGCAATCGCGACGCGCCCTATGCCTATTACCTGATCGCGATCAGCTATTACGAGCAGATCAGCGACGTGACCCGCGACCAGAAGGTAACCGAGCAGACCCGCACCGCGCTGCAGGAGCTGATCCGCCGTTACCCCGCGACCGAATATGCGAGCGATGCCCAGCTCAAGCTCGACCTGGTGAACGACCACCTCGCGGGCAAGGAGATGGAGATCGGCCGATATTACCAGCGCAGCGGCAACTGGCTCGCATCGCAGATCCGCTTCCAGAATGTGGTCGACAACTTCCAGACTACCAGCCACGCACCCGAGGCGCTCTATCGCCTGGTCGAAAGCAGTCTGGCGCTCGGCGTGCCCGAGGAAGCGGTGAAGAACGCCGCCGTGCTCGGAGCGAACTACCCCGGCAACGAATGGTACGAAAAGGCCTACGCGCTGGTGCAGAAACGCGCGCCCGGCGCTTCCGCGAGCTGATCGCGAGCCGGAAAACCGGCGAAAATCAGGAAAAATATCATCTTCCCATAAGGAATCGATGGGCGCGCCGCACGGCCGGCTGAGCGCACGTTCGAACTGGTTTCACACCAGGGCGAACCACAATGCATTTCA
Protein-coding regions in this window:
- a CDS encoding outer membrane protein assembly factor BamD, giving the protein MQTRTRPSAKLVLATLALGASLAITGCAGRAGPKDTAYVARDVESLYAAAKARLDRGQPKIAAALFDEVERQHPYSPWARRAQLMSAFSYYVAADYTKAVESAQRFLSIHPGNRDAPYAYYLIAISYYEQISDVTRDQKVTEQTRTALQELIRRYPATEYASDAQLKLDLVNDHLAGKEMEIGRYYQRSGNWLASQIRFQNVVDNFQTTSHAPEALYRLVESSLALGVPEEAVKNAAVLGANYPGNEWYEKAYALVQKRAPGASAS
- a CDS encoding Flp family type IVb pilin, which codes for MLRRILKDTAGASAIEYSVIAALISVAAIGAMFALGQRSNAQFETVEAAYENAS
- a CDS encoding Flp family type IVb pilin, which translates into the protein MILHRLIRDESGATAIEYGLIIALIAIVAVAAMAGAGNALSGTLTEAKDGMTF